The following proteins are encoded in a genomic region of Tenebrio molitor chromosome 7, icTenMoli1.1, whole genome shotgun sequence:
- the LOC138136006 gene encoding protein draper-like isoform X1, whose protein sequence is MLQFLLLFLFFTSTLALLEGPNVCTTQESYTTTVRVSEQQPYQVREYVWCLNFPPRCSKYKIKFKTVYKTQNLVKFRPVDECCKGYTRSNSEDRCIPVCSKDCVHGTCVAPDQCLCETGYGGPYCDISCPKGLWGRECQNRCECQNNSTCDPYNGTCRCSRGWIGSRCEKKCNKGNYGQDCGEQCRCVHGDCDHVSGECRCSSGWTGPLCNDPCPVGKHGSECKSECRCQNSGTCDPETGKCFCEPGWTGPVCANRCPFGFWGEKCSQPCGCYNGASCHHVTGKCECQPGFMGEKCLDICAEGQYGLNCSETCACKNGAKCSNINGNCTCSLGWRGKLCDERACPDGVWGPQCKKTCECNRDNTEMCHPWTGECVCKPGWNSKDCSRLCPLLTFGKGCHGLCNCKNNAQCSPINGTCICPPGFTGEDCGETCLVNMFGEDCSQRCDCKNGATCSSETGQCQCTAGWEGQQCDRPCSNYSYGIQCTKQCACKNGASCNPQNGTCTCGAGYTGQFCENKCESGNFGLNCEQKCQCEKGNYIGCDPVSGKCICRPDWKGVRCETRCPSGKFGPTCEDSCNCKNNSSCDPESGKCYCARGWQGEDCSQPCDKGYYGIGCQQTCPQLAMGNKTCDHITGEYVCPAGYIGITCEHPCPLGTYGKNCKSNCSCRNGGDCHHVTGECQCLPGWVGKNCTIPCEPGRFGMNCSQHCKCSNNGECRRNDGVCKCQPGWTGTQCTEICPEGYFGDHCMTPCECKNDNFMCHPAQGCICRHGYAGIDCDESIVLSRVRQPSSDDNSNYGSVIAGVIVAIVAIVAAGCIFVYYRRRVSNLKTEIAHVQYIADPNAFSPDRNHFDNPVYSYQGGVKRDNEHLLNNSKQIRNNLHKPTNTNLERARLGVACCSTDDDDFKGSYSSDELQSLKNREADATNPNIYHSIDKIDHVYDEIKQKDVKDIELEYDHLDYTRPVTTLKPHYQRMASPFGSRDLVKSDKSETE, encoded by the exons ATGTTACAATTTTtgctgttatttttatttttcactagcACGTTAGCTCTTTTAGAAGGTCCCAATGTATGTACGACACAGGAATC GTATACGACGACTGTACGAGTATCGGAACAACAACCGTATCAAGTAAGGGAGTACGTGTGGTGTTTGAATTTTCCGCCTAGATGTTCAAAGTACAAAATCAAGTTCAAAACCGTGTACAAAACTCAAAACTTAGTCAAGTTCAGACCTGTCGACGAATGTTGCAAGGGTTACACAAGGAGCAATTCGGAGGATCGTTGCATACCTGTATGCTCCAAAGATTGCGTACATGGAACGTGCGTAGCACCAGACCAGTGTCTTTGCGAAACCGGCTACGGGGGACCATACTGTGATATTT CCTGCCCCAAGGGATTATGGGGTCGAGAGTGCCAAAATCGCTGCGAGTGTCAAAACAACTCCACTTGCGATCCGTATAACGGAACCTGCCGTTGCTCACGCGGTTGGATCGGTTCTCGCTGCGAAAAGAAATGCAACAAAGGCAACTACGGCCAAGACTGCGGCGAACAATGTAGGTGTGTGCACGGTGATTGCGACCACGTGTCTGGTGAATGTCGTTGCAGTTCAGGTTGGACGGGACCACT ATGTAACGATCCGTGTCCCGTGGGAAAACACGGCAGCGAATGCAAATCGGAGTGCCGATGTCAAAACAGCGGCACTTGCGATCCCGAAACGGGAAAATGCTTCTGCGAGCCAGGTTGGACGGGTCCGGTATGCGCCAATCGCTGTCCGTTCGGGTTCTGGGGCGAAAAGTGCTCGCAACCGTGTGGGTGTTACAATGGTGCCTCGTGCCATCACGTAACaggaaaatgtgaatgtcaacCGGGTTTCATGGGGGAAAAG TGTTTGGATATATGTGCGGAGGGTCAGTACGGTTTGAATTGTTCCGAGACTTGCGCTTGCAAGAATGGTGCCAAATGCTCGAATATCAACGGAAACTGTACGTGCTCGTTGGGGTGGCGAGGAAAATTGTGCGACGAAAGAGCTTGTCCGGATGGTGTCTGGGGACCTCAGTGCAAGAAAACGTGCGAATGTAATCGCGACAACACAGAGAT GTGTCATCCGTGGACGGGCGAGTGCGTTTGCAAACCAGGCTGGAACAGCAAGGACTGCTCAAGGTTGTGTCCTTTGTTGACTTTCGGAAAGGGTTGCCACGGCTTGTGCAACTGCAAAAATAACGCTCAATGCTCGCCGATAAACGGTACCTGTATATGTCCTCCTGGTTTTACAGGAGAGGACTGTGGAGAAACGTGTCTTGTGAACATGTTCGGAGAGGATTGCTCACAAAGATGCGACT GTAAAAATGGAGCCACTTGTTCAAGCGAGACGGGTCAGTGTCAGTGCACCGCTGGATGGGAAGGACAGCAGTGCGATCGACCCTGCAGTAACTACTCCTACGGTATACAATGTACTAAACAGTGTGCTTGCAAAAATGGAGCGTCTTGTAATCCGCAAAATG GAACTTGTACCTGTGGAGCAGGATACACTGGTCAGTTTTGCGAAAATAAATGCGAATCGGGAAATTTTGGTCTTAACTGCGAACAAAAATGCCAATGCGAAAAAGGAAATTACATTGGCTGTGACCCAGTCAGTGGCAAATGCATTTGTAGACCCGACTGGAAAg GTGTGCGATGCGAAACTCGATGTCCATCTGGTAAATTCGGACCCACTTGCGAAGACAGTTGCAACTGCAAGAACAACAGTTCTTGCGATCCAGAATCTGGAAAGTGCTACTGCGCCAGGGGTTGGCAAGGCGAAGATTGTAGTCAGCCGTGCGACAAAGGCTATTATGGTATTGGATGTCAACAAACTTGCCCACAGCTCGCAATGG GTAATAAAACCTGCGATCATATCACCGGGGAGTATGTTTGTCCTGCCGGTTACATTGGCATCACGTGCGAACACCCTTGTCCCCTCGGAACTTACGGCAAGAATTGCAAGAGCAATTGCTCTTGCAGGAATGGTGGAGATTGCCATCACGTCACTG GCGAGTGTCAGTGCCTGCCAGGATGGGTCGGCAAGAACTGCACAATTCCGTGCGAGCCGGGACGATTCGGCATGAACTGCAGCCAACACTGCAAATGTTCAAATAACGGAGAGTGCAGACGAAACGACGGTGTTTGCAAATGTCAACCCGGATGGACCGGAACTCAGTGCACAGAAA TTTGTCCCGAAGGGTATTTCGGGGATCATTGCATGACCCCATGCGAATGCAAAAACGACAACTTCATGTGTCATCCAGCGCAAGGGTGCATTTGCCGGCACGGCTACGCCGGTATAGATTGTGACGAATCGATCGTCTTAAGCAGGGTTCGACAGCCCTCGTCCGACGACAACTCCAATTATGGAAGCGTAATCGCCGGCGTTATCGTCGCCATAGTGGCCATCGTCGCCGCAGGTTGCATCTTCGTTTACTACAGGAGGAGGGTGTCCAATCTCAAAACTGAAATTGCTCACGTTCAATACATCGCCGATCCCAACGCTTTTTCACCCG ATCGtaatcattttgacaatccgGTGTATTCGTATCAAGGCGGTGTGAAAAGAGACAACGAGCATCTCTTGAACAATTCGAAACAAATAAGGAACAATCTCCATAAGCCAACGAACACGAATCTAGAAAGGGCTCGCTTGGGAGTAGCCTGTTGTTCCACTGACGATGACGATTTTAAAGGTAGTTACAGTTCAGACGAGTTGCAGTCGCTGAAGAATAGAGAAGCTGATGCTACGAATCCAAACATTTACCACAGTATTGATAAAATTGATCACGTTTACGACGAAATCAAACAGAAAGACGTCAAAGATATAG agtTGGAATATGATCATTTAGATTATACGAGGCCCGTGACTACATTAAAACCACATTATCAGAGGATGGCTAGCCCGTTTGGGTCCAGAGACCTGGTCAAAAGTGATAAATCGGAGACTGAATGA
- the LOC138136006 gene encoding protein draper-like isoform X5: MLQFLLLFLFFTSTLALLEGPNVCTTQESYTTTVRVSEQQPYQVREYVWCLNFPPRCSKYKIKFKTVYKTQNLVKFRPVDECCKGYTRSNSEDRCIPVCSKDCVHGTCVAPDQCLCETGYGGPYCDISCPKGLWGRECQNRCECQNNSTCDPYNGTCRCSRGWIGSRCEKKCNKGNYGQDCGEQCRCVHGDCDHVSGECRCSSGWTGPLCNDPCPVGKHGSECKSECRCQNSGTCDPETGKCFCEPGWTGPVCANRCPFGFWGEKCSQPCGCYNGASCHHVTGKCECQPGFMGEKCLDICAEGQYGLNCSETCACKNGAKCSNINGNCTCSLGWRGKLCDERACPDGVWGPQCKKTCECNRDNTEMCHPWTGECVCKPGWNSKDCSRLCPLLTFGKGCHGLCNCKNNAQCSPINGTCICPPGFTGEDCGETCLVNMFGEDCSQRCDCKNGATCSSETGQCQCTAGWEGQQCDRPCSNYSYGVRCETRCPSGKFGPTCEDSCNCKNNSSCDPESGKCYCARGWQGEDCSQPCDKGYYGIGCQQTCPQLAMGNKTCDHITGEYVCPAGYIGITCEHPCPLGTYGKNCKSNCSCRNGGDCHHVTGECQCLPGWVGKNCTIPCEPGRFGMNCSQHCKCSNNGECRRNDGVCKCQPGWTGTQCTEICPEGYFGDHCMTPCECKNDNFMCHPAQGCICRHGYAGIDCDESIVLSRVRQPSSDDNSNYGSVIAGVIVAIVAIVAAGCIFVYYRRRVSNLKTEIAHVQYIADPNAFSPDRNHFDNPVYSYQGGVKRDNEHLLNNSKQIRNNLHKPTNTNLERARLGVACCSTDDDDFKGSYSSDELQSLKNREADATNPNIYHSIDKIDHVYDEIKQKDVKDIELEYDHLDYTRPVTTLKPHYQRMASPFGSRDLVKSDKSETE, encoded by the exons ATGTTACAATTTTtgctgttatttttatttttcactagcACGTTAGCTCTTTTAGAAGGTCCCAATGTATGTACGACACAGGAATC GTATACGACGACTGTACGAGTATCGGAACAACAACCGTATCAAGTAAGGGAGTACGTGTGGTGTTTGAATTTTCCGCCTAGATGTTCAAAGTACAAAATCAAGTTCAAAACCGTGTACAAAACTCAAAACTTAGTCAAGTTCAGACCTGTCGACGAATGTTGCAAGGGTTACACAAGGAGCAATTCGGAGGATCGTTGCATACCTGTATGCTCCAAAGATTGCGTACATGGAACGTGCGTAGCACCAGACCAGTGTCTTTGCGAAACCGGCTACGGGGGACCATACTGTGATATTT CCTGCCCCAAGGGATTATGGGGTCGAGAGTGCCAAAATCGCTGCGAGTGTCAAAACAACTCCACTTGCGATCCGTATAACGGAACCTGCCGTTGCTCACGCGGTTGGATCGGTTCTCGCTGCGAAAAGAAATGCAACAAAGGCAACTACGGCCAAGACTGCGGCGAACAATGTAGGTGTGTGCACGGTGATTGCGACCACGTGTCTGGTGAATGTCGTTGCAGTTCAGGTTGGACGGGACCACT ATGTAACGATCCGTGTCCCGTGGGAAAACACGGCAGCGAATGCAAATCGGAGTGCCGATGTCAAAACAGCGGCACTTGCGATCCCGAAACGGGAAAATGCTTCTGCGAGCCAGGTTGGACGGGTCCGGTATGCGCCAATCGCTGTCCGTTCGGGTTCTGGGGCGAAAAGTGCTCGCAACCGTGTGGGTGTTACAATGGTGCCTCGTGCCATCACGTAACaggaaaatgtgaatgtcaacCGGGTTTCATGGGGGAAAAG TGTTTGGATATATGTGCGGAGGGTCAGTACGGTTTGAATTGTTCCGAGACTTGCGCTTGCAAGAATGGTGCCAAATGCTCGAATATCAACGGAAACTGTACGTGCTCGTTGGGGTGGCGAGGAAAATTGTGCGACGAAAGAGCTTGTCCGGATGGTGTCTGGGGACCTCAGTGCAAGAAAACGTGCGAATGTAATCGCGACAACACAGAGAT GTGTCATCCGTGGACGGGCGAGTGCGTTTGCAAACCAGGCTGGAACAGCAAGGACTGCTCAAGGTTGTGTCCTTTGTTGACTTTCGGAAAGGGTTGCCACGGCTTGTGCAACTGCAAAAATAACGCTCAATGCTCGCCGATAAACGGTACCTGTATATGTCCTCCTGGTTTTACAGGAGAGGACTGTGGAGAAACGTGTCTTGTGAACATGTTCGGAGAGGATTGCTCACAAAGATGCGACT GTAAAAATGGAGCCACTTGTTCAAGCGAGACGGGTCAGTGTCAGTGCACCGCTGGATGGGAAGGACAGCAGTGCGATCGACCCTGCAGTAACTACTCCTACG GTGTGCGATGCGAAACTCGATGTCCATCTGGTAAATTCGGACCCACTTGCGAAGACAGTTGCAACTGCAAGAACAACAGTTCTTGCGATCCAGAATCTGGAAAGTGCTACTGCGCCAGGGGTTGGCAAGGCGAAGATTGTAGTCAGCCGTGCGACAAAGGCTATTATGGTATTGGATGTCAACAAACTTGCCCACAGCTCGCAATGG GTAATAAAACCTGCGATCATATCACCGGGGAGTATGTTTGTCCTGCCGGTTACATTGGCATCACGTGCGAACACCCTTGTCCCCTCGGAACTTACGGCAAGAATTGCAAGAGCAATTGCTCTTGCAGGAATGGTGGAGATTGCCATCACGTCACTG GCGAGTGTCAGTGCCTGCCAGGATGGGTCGGCAAGAACTGCACAATTCCGTGCGAGCCGGGACGATTCGGCATGAACTGCAGCCAACACTGCAAATGTTCAAATAACGGAGAGTGCAGACGAAACGACGGTGTTTGCAAATGTCAACCCGGATGGACCGGAACTCAGTGCACAGAAA TTTGTCCCGAAGGGTATTTCGGGGATCATTGCATGACCCCATGCGAATGCAAAAACGACAACTTCATGTGTCATCCAGCGCAAGGGTGCATTTGCCGGCACGGCTACGCCGGTATAGATTGTGACGAATCGATCGTCTTAAGCAGGGTTCGACAGCCCTCGTCCGACGACAACTCCAATTATGGAAGCGTAATCGCCGGCGTTATCGTCGCCATAGTGGCCATCGTCGCCGCAGGTTGCATCTTCGTTTACTACAGGAGGAGGGTGTCCAATCTCAAAACTGAAATTGCTCACGTTCAATACATCGCCGATCCCAACGCTTTTTCACCCG ATCGtaatcattttgacaatccgGTGTATTCGTATCAAGGCGGTGTGAAAAGAGACAACGAGCATCTCTTGAACAATTCGAAACAAATAAGGAACAATCTCCATAAGCCAACGAACACGAATCTAGAAAGGGCTCGCTTGGGAGTAGCCTGTTGTTCCACTGACGATGACGATTTTAAAGGTAGTTACAGTTCAGACGAGTTGCAGTCGCTGAAGAATAGAGAAGCTGATGCTACGAATCCAAACATTTACCACAGTATTGATAAAATTGATCACGTTTACGACGAAATCAAACAGAAAGACGTCAAAGATATAG agtTGGAATATGATCATTTAGATTATACGAGGCCCGTGACTACATTAAAACCACATTATCAGAGGATGGCTAGCCCGTTTGGGTCCAGAGACCTGGTCAAAAGTGATAAATCGGAGACTGAATGA